From one Halorhabdus rudnickae genomic stretch:
- a CDS encoding DsrE family protein, giving the protein MTNAAVVILAGTESHADTGRLVNGLETAKEFAQTEGDEVELIFDGAGTQWIPELEDPKNDYHELYQAVREETSVCDFCAGAFGVSNAVADAGVVTLDDHDGHPSIRSLVDDDYEIITF; this is encoded by the coding sequence ATGACAAACGCAGCAGTCGTCATCCTGGCAGGAACGGAATCACACGCAGACACCGGCCGACTCGTCAATGGCCTCGAAACCGCCAAGGAGTTCGCCCAGACCGAGGGTGACGAGGTCGAGTTGATCTTCGACGGGGCCGGGACGCAGTGGATCCCCGAACTCGAAGACCCGAAGAACGACTACCATGAACTCTACCAGGCGGTTCGTGAGGAAACGTCGGTCTGTGACTTCTGTGCCGGCGCGTTCGGGGTCTCGAATGCAGTCGCCGACGCAGGCGTCGTCACGCTGGACGATCACGACGGTCACCCGAGCATTCGCTCGCTGGTAGACGACGACTACGAGATCATCACGTTCTGA
- a CDS encoding winged helix-turn-helix transcriptional regulator, whose translation MSSDAQTATSVPERTTVNAPRFFEPSEAFDNIQTVTGRKWHLRIVYHLLEDGPLGFSDLKGSLDGISSKMLSESLSSLEDERLVAREIVSDQPVRVEYSLTDRGAALEPAVEALLRWDAEFDREEAN comes from the coding sequence ATGAGTTCCGACGCGCAGACGGCGACGAGCGTTCCAGAGCGGACGACGGTGAACGCACCGCGGTTTTTCGAACCCAGCGAGGCGTTCGATAACATCCAGACGGTCACCGGACGGAAGTGGCATCTCCGGATCGTCTACCACCTGCTCGAAGACGGTCCGCTGGGATTCAGCGATCTCAAAGGCTCGCTCGACGGGATCTCCTCGAAGATGCTCTCGGAGAGCCTCTCTTCGCTGGAGGACGAACGTCTCGTCGCCCGCGAGATCGTTAGCGATCAGCCAGTCCGGGTCGAGTATTCACTGACCGATCGCGGCGCAGCACTCGAACCCGCAGTCGAAGCACTCCTCAGGTGGGACGCCGAGTTCGATCGCGAGGAGGCCAATTGA